A genomic segment from Salvia splendens isolate huo1 chromosome 13, SspV2, whole genome shotgun sequence encodes:
- the LOC121760564 gene encoding uncharacterized protein LOC121760564, with the protein MREEVLKEIVKLVSIGIIYSIPDSNWVCPVHMVPKKGGIQVVKNEKNELIPTRAVMGWRMCIDYRKLNQATKKDHFPLSFIDQMLEKLAGKQYFSFLDGYSSYFQIAVNPDDQEKTTFTCPFGTYAYRRMPFGLSLGHVVSSGKIEVVPAKVAVIAKLPYPTNQKEIRAFLGHAGFYRRFIKDFAKIAQPLTRHLQNDVEFEFSDACKDAFQFLKDRLISSLIIRAPDWSHPFEVMCDASDYVVGAVLGQKIELKSYIIFYASKTLNQAQMNYDVTEKEMLSVVFAFEKFRPYLLGSKVIVYTDHAAIKYLLAKKESKPRLIRWVLLLQEFDWEAVDKKGCENRVADHLSRILQEDNGEVILDAFPEEHLYLIKSTPKLQWINQAERVDQANQGSRRQHARKEPWLADMANYLVMNELPRRDGMEAFVVDNIPLLMPNSRQ; encoded by the exons atgagggaagaggtgctcAAAGAAATTGTCAAGTTGGTCTCGATTGGGATTATCTACTCCATCCCGGACAGTAACTGGGTATGTCCAGTGCACATGGTGCCGAAGAAAGGAGGAATCCAAGTcgtgaaaaatgaaaagaatgaattGATTCCGACTAGGGCAGTTATGgggtggagaatgtgcatagattacAGGAAGCTGAACCAAGCTAccaagaaggatcacttccctctatcgttcattgatcaaatgctAGAGAAGTTGGCAGGGAAGCAGTATTTCAGCTTCTTGGATGGTTATAGTAGCTATTTCCAGATCGCTGTGAATCCAGATGACCAAGAGAAAACAACATTCACCTGCCCCTTTGGCACTTACGCCTATCGGAGGATGCCCTTCGGCCTCT CCCTGGGCCATGTAGTGTCGAGCGGGAAAATAGAGGTCGTCCCAGCAAAGGTAGCGGTAATTGCAAAACTGCCGTATCCCACCAACCAgaaggagatcagagccttTTTGGGCCACGCTGGGTTTTATAGAAGATTTATCAAAGATTTCGCGAAGATAGCCCAGCCCTTGACGAGGCATCTccagaatgacgtggaattcGAATTCTCTGATGCCTGCAAAGATGCGTTCCAATTTCTGAAGGACCGGTTGATAAGCTCTCTGATAATACGCGCCCCCGATTGGAgtcacccctttgaggtgatgtgcgatgctagcGATTATGTTGTGGGGGCAGTATTGGGTCAAAAGATTGAATTAAAAAGTTATATCATCTTCTACGCGTCAAAGACGTTGAATCAGGCACAGATGAACTATGACGTGACCgagaaggagatgctatcgGTAGTATTCGCATTTGAGAAGTTCAGGCCGTATCTGCTTGGGTCCAAAGTGATagtctatactgaccatgctGCGATCAAGTACCTGTTGgctaagaaggaatcgaagccGCGACTGATTAGATGGGTCCTccttttacaagaattcgacTGGGAGGCAGTCGACAAGAAGGGATGCGAGAACAGAGTGGCGGATCACTTAAGCCGAATTTTGCAAGAAGATAACGGTGAAGTCATTCTAGACGCTTTCCCTGAGGAGCATCTATATCTGATCAAGTCAACACCTAAACTACAGTGGATCAACCAAGCAGAGCGGGTTGATCAAGCCAATCAAGGAAGCAGGAGACAACACGCGAGGAAAGAGCCATGGTTAGCAGACATGGCCAACTACTTGGTGATGAACGAGTTGCCCAGAAGGGATGGAATGGAGGCATTTGTGGTGGACAacattccactactcatgcctaaCTCTCGCCAGTAA